From a single Pyruvatibacter sp. genomic region:
- the lpxA gene encoding acyl-ACP--UDP-N-acetylglucosamine O-acyltransferase: MSTSTTATPGIHPTARIHPTARIDPSSSIGENAIIGMDVIVGPECVIGPGTRLRDRSIVVEHTTMGRNNDVHPYAVIGGDPQDLAFRQDMRGSLEIGDGNVFREHVTLNRSTHNGPATRVGSRCFLMTNAHVGHNARLGDGVIMANGASLAGHAHVGDRCVLSAYVTVHQFTTVGDAVMFQGHSGVSMHVPPFVMVASENTIVALNKVGLRRHPTLTDEDRAGIKDAFRAIYRRPSGQPIGAALRIVREKNLAPGAEAFVSFIEREIDAEAPRDRGICGGVRRHRHRD, translated from the coding sequence ATGTCCACCTCCACGACCGCGACGCCAGGCATCCATCCCACGGCGCGGATTCATCCGACCGCACGCATCGATCCGTCGTCGAGCATCGGCGAAAACGCGATCATCGGTATGGACGTGATCGTCGGACCCGAATGCGTCATCGGACCAGGCACGCGACTCCGAGACCGCAGCATTGTCGTCGAGCATACGACAATGGGACGCAACAACGACGTCCACCCCTACGCCGTCATCGGCGGCGATCCGCAGGACCTCGCCTTCCGCCAGGACATGCGCGGCAGCCTCGAGATCGGCGATGGCAACGTCTTCCGCGAGCATGTCACGCTCAATCGATCCACCCACAACGGCCCCGCCACCCGAGTCGGCTCACGCTGCTTCCTCATGACCAACGCGCACGTCGGGCACAATGCACGCCTCGGCGACGGCGTCATCATGGCCAACGGCGCTTCCCTCGCCGGACACGCCCATGTCGGCGATCGCTGCGTGCTGTCGGCGTACGTCACCGTGCATCAATTCACGACCGTCGGCGACGCCGTCATGTTCCAGGGCCACTCCGGCGTGAGCATGCACGTGCCTCCATTCGTCATGGTCGCGAGCGAGAACACGATCGTCGCCCTCAACAAGGTCGGCCTGCGCCGACACCCCACGCTGACCGACGAGGACCGCGCCGGAATCAAGGACGCCTTCCGCGCGATCTACCGCCGACCCAGCGGCCAACCCATCGGCGCCGCACTCCGCATCGTTCGAGAAAAGAATCTGGCGCCGGGGGCCGAGGCGTTCGTCTCCTTCATCGAACGGGAGATCGACGCGGAGGCGCCGCGTGATCGGGGCATCTGCGGCGGGGTGCGACGCCATCGACATCGGGACTGA
- a CDS encoding 2Fe-2S iron-sulfur cluster-binding protein codes for MPTINIDGRECDFEPGQTILQIANANGVKIPQYCYHDGLSIVASCRICLAEVWAPNPRNDNKLEPIPKLLPTCQTTAAEGQVVYTDSPKAIANQKAVMEYLLINHPLDCPVCDQAGECELQDYSYEYGRGVSRFEEIKVKQPKKDLGPHVYLYSDRCIMCSRCVRFTREVSGTAELMVEGRGNQEQIDVFPGVALDNELSANVIDLCPVGALLDKDFLFTQRVWFLKTTPSIDGTTAAGDNVWIEHNEGRIYRFRPRDNMDVNKWWISDEIRYSWKFAHREDRIVKPKTMRYDRRVECEYAAAYEDAVDGLRDKRVALIVSPMLTCEEAYLFAKAVRQVDQNASFVVGPVPRQGDDKEFPGGYTIRAEKAPNARGVRRVLEAMGGGVMSYEEFLGRAGEFGGLLITGNYPSEWVTDEMLGACEGKFVVLIDTLPTKLSERADVLIPGATWTEKAGVFENVDNRLQAFEQAIPVVYGARQEGQVALDLAARAEGIERPEAMNAANVRREMANEFDALHIFETDVHYPSVDAKQEPDVEMVEL; via the coding sequence ATGCCGACGATCAACATCGACGGTCGCGAATGCGATTTCGAGCCGGGACAGACGATCCTCCAGATCGCCAACGCCAACGGCGTGAAGATCCCCCAGTATTGCTACCACGACGGGCTCTCCATCGTGGCCAGTTGTCGCATCTGCCTCGCCGAGGTCTGGGCGCCCAATCCCCGCAACGACAACAAGCTGGAGCCGATCCCGAAGCTCCTGCCGACGTGCCAGACCACGGCCGCGGAGGGGCAGGTCGTCTACACCGACTCCCCCAAGGCCATCGCCAACCAGAAGGCCGTCATGGAGTACCTGCTCATCAACCATCCGCTCGACTGCCCGGTGTGCGACCAGGCGGGCGAGTGCGAGTTGCAGGACTACTCCTACGAATACGGCCGCGGCGTGAGCCGGTTTGAAGAGATCAAGGTCAAGCAGCCCAAGAAGGATCTCGGCCCGCACGTCTACCTCTACTCCGATCGCTGCATCATGTGCTCCCGCTGCGTGCGCTTCACGCGCGAGGTGTCGGGCACGGCCGAGCTCATGGTCGAGGGTCGCGGCAATCAGGAGCAGATCGACGTCTTCCCCGGCGTCGCCCTCGACAACGAACTCTCGGCCAACGTCATCGACCTCTGCCCCGTCGGCGCCCTGCTGGACAAGGACTTCCTCTTCACCCAGCGCGTCTGGTTCCTCAAGACGACGCCGTCGATCGACGGAACCACGGCGGCGGGCGACAACGTCTGGATCGAGCACAACGAAGGCCGCATCTATCGCTTCCGTCCGCGCGACAACATGGACGTCAACAAGTGGTGGATCTCCGACGAGATCCGCTATTCGTGGAAGTTCGCTCATCGAGAGGATCGCATCGTCAAGCCAAAGACCATGCGGTACGACCGGCGCGTCGAGTGCGAGTACGCCGCGGCATACGAGGACGCGGTGGACGGCCTGCGCGACAAGCGCGTCGCCCTCATCGTCAGCCCCATGCTGACGTGCGAGGAGGCCTATCTGTTCGCCAAGGCGGTGCGTCAGGTCGATCAGAACGCCTCGTTCGTCGTCGGCCCCGTCCCGCGTCAGGGCGACGACAAGGAATTCCCCGGCGGCTACACGATCCGCGCCGAGAAGGCGCCCAACGCCCGCGGCGTGCGTCGCGTGCTCGAGGCGATGGGCGGCGGCGTGATGTCCTACGAGGAGTTCCTCGGACGCGCCGGCGAGTTCGGCGGCCTGCTCATCACCGGCAACTACCCCAGCGAATGGGTGACCGACGAAATGCTCGGCGCCTGCGAAGGCAAGTTCGTCGTGCTCATCGACACGCTGCCGACGAAGTTGAGCGAACGCGCCGACGTGCTCATCCCCGGCGCCACCTGGACGGAGAAGGCGGGCGTCTTCGAGAACGTGGACAACCGACTTCAGGCCTTCGAACAGGCGATCCCCGTCGTCTACGGCGCGCGTCAGGAAGGACAGGTCGCCCTCGACCTCGCCGCACGCGCCGAGGGCATCGAACGCCCCGAGGCAATGAACGCCGCGAACGTCCGACGCGAAATGGCCAACGAGTTCGACGCTCTGCACATCTTCGAGACGGACGTGCATTACCCGTCCGTCGATGCGAAGCAGGAGCCGGACGTCGAGATGGTCGAACTCTGA
- the purH gene encoding bifunctional phosphoribosylaminoimidazolecarboxamide formyltransferase/IMP cyclohydrolase: MNDAPPIRRALISVSDKTGVARFAEQLAARGVTIVSTGGTARMLRDAGLRVLSVKDVTGFPEMMDGRVKTLHPSVHGGILARRDSDDHLAALRMHGIEPIDLVCVNLYPFEKTVAREGVTHDEAVEQIDIGGPCLVRAAAKNHDFVTIVTDAAQYERVIEDMDANNGATTFETRAELAAAAFARTAAYDAAIATHLADDCAFPAQRTSSLSRVATLRYGENPHQRAAVYRDAARPPGLVGARQLHGKALSYNNLNDAAAAVRLAADLRRIAPDRAGACVIKHTNPCGAAIGENAASQAIAGDPLAAYGGILAINRTLTLDDARAVAAPDRFFEVIVAPEYEPDALAMLQDRWKNVRLLEADVFDEADDAPVVRTIPGGALVQEADVIATDPTSWTHAAGPAPTPDMIAAASVVWTCARSLTSNAVAIGGVDPASPDGVRLFGAGAGQMDRVASCRLAIDKAGDLAQGAIAAGDAFFPFADGPELLIDAGVMCLVHPGGSKRDEDTFALCQRRGVTCLTTGVRHFRH; encoded by the coding sequence GTGAACGACGCGCCGCCCATCCGACGCGCGCTCATCTCGGTGAGCGACAAGACCGGCGTCGCGCGATTCGCCGAACAACTCGCCGCGCGCGGCGTCACGATCGTCTCCACCGGCGGCACCGCACGCATGCTTCGCGATGCAGGACTCCGCGTCCTCTCCGTCAAAGACGTCACCGGCTTCCCCGAAATGATGGACGGTCGCGTCAAGACGCTTCACCCGTCCGTCCATGGCGGCATCCTCGCGCGACGCGACAGCGACGATCACCTCGCCGCACTCAGGATGCACGGCATCGAGCCCATTGATCTCGTCTGCGTCAATCTCTACCCCTTCGAGAAGACCGTGGCGCGCGAAGGCGTGACGCACGATGAGGCGGTGGAGCAGATCGACATCGGCGGCCCCTGCCTCGTCCGGGCCGCGGCGAAGAATCATGACTTCGTCACCATCGTCACCGACGCCGCACAGTATGAACGCGTCATCGAGGACATGGACGCCAACAACGGGGCGACGACCTTCGAGACCCGCGCCGAACTCGCGGCCGCGGCGTTCGCGCGGACTGCCGCCTACGACGCCGCAATCGCCACACACCTCGCCGACGACTGCGCATTCCCCGCCCAGCGCACGTCCTCCCTCTCACGCGTTGCGACGCTGCGCTACGGCGAGAATCCCCACCAGCGCGCCGCCGTCTATCGCGATGCGGCGCGTCCGCCCGGCCTCGTCGGCGCCAGGCAACTGCACGGCAAGGCGCTGAGCTACAACAATCTCAACGACGCGGCCGCGGCCGTGCGACTCGCTGCGGACCTGCGCCGCATCGCACCCGATCGCGCCGGCGCCTGCGTGATCAAGCACACCAACCCATGCGGCGCCGCAATCGGTGAGAACGCCGCGTCACAGGCGATCGCAGGCGATCCGCTCGCCGCGTACGGCGGCATCCTCGCGATCAACCGCACGCTCACCCTCGACGACGCCCGCGCCGTCGCCGCGCCCGACCGTTTCTTCGAAGTGATCGTCGCGCCCGAATACGAGCCGGACGCCCTCGCCATGCTGCAGGACCGCTGGAAGAACGTGCGCCTGCTCGAAGCGGACGTCTTCGATGAGGCGGACGACGCCCCGGTCGTCCGCACGATCCCCGGCGGCGCGCTGGTCCAGGAGGCGGACGTCATCGCGACGGATCCGACATCGTGGACGCACGCGGCAGGCCCGGCGCCCACGCCGGACATGATCGCCGCGGCCTCGGTGGTGTGGACGTGCGCCCGCAGCCTCACAAGCAACGCCGTCGCCATCGGCGGCGTCGATCCCGCCTCGCCCGACGGCGTGCGCCTCTTCGGCGCCGGCGCGGGTCAGATGGACCGCGTCGCGTCATGCCGACTGGCGATCGACAAGGCGGGCGACCTCGCCCAGGGCGCGATCGCGGCGGGGGACGCATTCTTCCCCTTCGCCGACGGGCCCGAGCTGCTCATCGATGCGGGCGTCATGTGCCTCGTCCATCCCGGCGGATCGAAGCGCGACGAGGACACCTTCGCCCTCTGCCAAAGGCGGGGCGTGACCTGCCTCACGACGGGCGTGCGGCACTTCCGGCATTGA
- a CDS encoding 4a-hydroxytetrahydrobiopterin dehydratase, translating to MEKLTEDQVAERLKAHAQWSEMNGAIQRTFQHKDFVAAMAFVNKIAEMAEEKQHHPDILIRYNKVTLTLSTHDAGGITDKDFDFADAADGVR from the coding sequence ATGGAAAAGCTCACGGAAGATCAGGTCGCCGAGCGACTCAAGGCCCACGCCCAGTGGTCCGAGATGAACGGCGCGATCCAGCGCACATTCCAGCACAAGGACTTCGTCGCGGCCATGGCGTTCGTCAACAAGATCGCGGAGATGGCCGAAGAGAAGCAGCATCACCCGGACATCCTGATCCGCTACAACAAGGTGACGCTGACCCTGTCCACGCACGACGCCGGCGGCATCACGGACAAGGATTTCGACTTCGCCGACGCCGCCGACGGCGTCCGCTGA
- a CDS encoding riboflavin synthase: MFTGIIQSTGRVASTDSTEGGRRLVIEAPDWAHAPKPGDSIAVSGCCLTSIDGRLAFDVISETLNKTTLGDLAPGDRVNLEHACRPDSFLDGHIVQGHVDGVGEVAAVQDDPADWRVRIRPPAGLMEFVSPKGSVTVDGVSLTVADLDPETFEIALIPTTLDLTTLRDLTPGARVNLEMDVISKTVVHWLRTWGPGNAPSR, from the coding sequence ATGTTCACGGGCATCATTCAGAGCACCGGACGCGTCGCATCCACCGACTCCACCGAGGGCGGTCGCCGCCTCGTCATCGAAGCCCCGGACTGGGCGCACGCGCCGAAGCCGGGCGACTCCATCGCCGTCAGCGGCTGCTGCCTCACCTCCATCGACGGCCGCCTTGCCTTCGACGTCATCAGCGAGACCCTCAACAAGACCACGCTGGGCGACCTCGCCCCGGGCGATCGCGTCAACCTCGAACACGCCTGCCGCCCCGACTCCTTCCTCGACGGGCACATCGTCCAGGGCCACGTGGACGGCGTCGGCGAAGTCGCCGCCGTGCAGGACGACCCCGCCGACTGGCGCGTCCGCATCCGCCCCCCCGCCGGTCTGATGGAATTCGTCTCGCCCAAGGGGTCCGTCACCGTGGACGGCGTCTCGCTGACCGTCGCCGACCTCGATCCCGAGACCTTCGAGATCGCGCTCATTCCGACCACCCTCGACCTGACCACGCTGCGCGACCTGACGCCCGGCGCGCGTGTGAATCTGGAGATGGACGTCATCAGCAAGACGGTCGTCCACTGGCTCAGGACGTGGGGCCCCGGGAATGCGCCGTCCCGATGA
- a CDS encoding PQQ-binding-like beta-propeller repeat protein has protein sequence MYGVLALAACLALFGGCASKNATSTSASDDAATGGDVATASGDQSSYDRYRDLGYRLDWKSYIVVGRGNTVTHFRAFDDALLAQDSGNVLSFLATDTGAVRWSTDLAGDLTRFVGLGRYRERVVSASQSELFLLDPKTGDLRDRQKYSSIVNTRPVVNSNGIAIFGTPTGRVAAHNVLAGYGMWAYGVSGAVTASPVLIQDDLVGVVSDKGDVIFIDVRSGSARGGAKIYGGVDNNPVTDGRYLYIASRDQSIWCFDSYGRDALQWRIRTQAPITGQPVLHDGRLFVAIPGEGFTAVDTRSGLRDWVAPDVDGDLLAVHDDNLVVWNGKVATILDGRRGSVVDRIELGHLAFLTTDKLVDGALYAVQPDGAIARYVPR, from the coding sequence ATGTACGGCGTTCTCGCTCTCGCGGCATGCCTCGCGCTGTTCGGCGGCTGCGCCTCGAAGAACGCGACGTCCACTTCGGCGTCGGACGACGCCGCGACAGGCGGCGACGTCGCGACAGCGAGCGGCGATCAGTCGTCGTACGACCGCTATCGCGACCTCGGTTACCGCCTCGACTGGAAGAGCTACATCGTCGTCGGTCGCGGCAACACGGTGACGCACTTCCGCGCCTTCGACGACGCGCTGCTCGCCCAGGACAGCGGCAACGTCCTCTCGTTCCTCGCGACCGACACAGGCGCCGTCCGCTGGTCCACCGACCTCGCGGGCGACCTGACGCGATTCGTCGGCCTCGGCCGCTATCGCGAGCGCGTGGTCTCTGCGAGTCAGAGCGAACTCTTCCTGCTGGACCCCAAGACCGGCGACCTGCGCGACCGCCAGAAGTATTCCTCGATCGTGAACACGCGTCCGGTCGTCAACTCCAACGGCATCGCAATCTTCGGCACGCCCACCGGTCGCGTCGCCGCGCACAATGTGCTCGCCGGTTACGGCATGTGGGCGTACGGCGTCAGCGGCGCGGTCACCGCCAGCCCCGTGCTCATCCAGGATGATCTCGTCGGCGTCGTCAGCGACAAGGGCGACGTGATCTTCATCGATGTCCGTTCCGGCTCCGCTCGGGGCGGGGCGAAGATCTACGGCGGCGTGGACAACAACCCCGTCACCGACGGTCGCTATCTCTACATCGCGTCGCGCGACCAGTCGATCTGGTGCTTCGATTCCTACGGACGCGACGCCCTCCAGTGGCGCATCCGCACGCAGGCGCCCATCACCGGCCAGCCCGTGCTCCACGACGGCCGCCTCTTCGTCGCCATCCCCGGCGAGGGATTCACCGCCGTCGATACCCGCTCCGGACTGCGCGACTGGGTCGCCCCCGACGTTGACGGCGATCTGCTCGCCGTGCACGACGACAACCTCGTCGTGTGGAACGGTAAGGTCGCAACGATTCTCGACGGCCGTCGCGGCTCGGTCGTCGATCGGATCGAACTCGGCCACCTCGCCTTCCTGACGACCGACAAACTCGTCGATGGCGCCCTTTACGCGGTTCAGCCGGACGGCGCCATCGCCCGATACGTGCCTCGGTGA
- a CDS encoding PP2C family protein-serine/threonine phosphatase — protein MFSHRGRGDRLIITMLTSGQPEYEQARVWRPVVDRWPDFAPRPMLDARPIDAAFDAAASCGDVVLIVLNNPAETTRLTCLLNDLVEMNRPVIILHPRGGRTPGRRMEGVIVLEEDFDPAGLASTLGALAFRQHQIDTLTTELRYVRRFQGGMCGEMDRLNEELRLAAAVQTELLPESMPSMPNVDFQVLFRPCGYVSGDIYDVQRLDEHHVGFFIADAVGHGVPAALMTMIISRSIVMKQVAGGRYDLIRPAEVLRNLNDAMLEHQSHSSRFATAMCGVIDCRTREVSIAGAGHPPAFVLSPSGVRQIASVGPLLGVFPTDEFDEETFTLAGDEMLVLYSDGFETAFPGADVDKYDRRLPTRHYETHFSELGSTWRESVERDERGNPRGGAASGLRAAMKQFMQSLNAQAGSLHQIDDLTALVVAPSAERAVDALFEGRTRPAAPERTLPAPGKVRTA, from the coding sequence GTGTTCTCACATCGCGGTCGGGGCGACAGACTGATCATCACGATGCTGACCTCTGGTCAGCCGGAATACGAACAGGCGCGGGTCTGGCGACCGGTTGTCGATCGCTGGCCCGACTTCGCGCCGCGTCCGATGCTCGATGCGCGGCCCATCGACGCCGCGTTCGACGCGGCCGCGTCCTGCGGCGACGTCGTGCTCATCGTCCTCAACAACCCCGCCGAAACCACTCGGCTCACCTGCCTGCTCAACGATCTGGTCGAGATGAACCGGCCCGTGATCATTCTGCACCCCCGCGGGGGGCGCACGCCGGGTCGTCGCATGGAGGGCGTCATCGTGCTCGAAGAGGACTTCGATCCCGCCGGTCTCGCTTCGACGCTCGGCGCGCTCGCCTTCCGGCAGCATCAGATCGACACGCTGACCACCGAACTCCGCTACGTCCGACGCTTCCAGGGCGGCATGTGCGGGGAGATGGATCGGCTCAACGAGGAACTGCGCCTCGCCGCGGCCGTGCAGACGGAACTCCTTCCCGAATCCATGCCGTCAATGCCGAATGTGGATTTCCAGGTGCTCTTCCGCCCCTGCGGCTACGTCAGCGGCGACATCTACGATGTCCAGCGCCTCGACGAGCATCATGTCGGCTTCTTCATCGCCGACGCCGTCGGCCACGGCGTGCCCGCCGCGCTCATGACGATGATCATCAGCCGCAGCATCGTGATGAAACAGGTCGCCGGCGGACGGTACGACCTGATCCGCCCCGCCGAGGTCCTGCGCAACCTCAACGATGCGATGCTCGAACATCAGAGTCACTCCTCGCGCTTCGCCACCGCCATGTGCGGCGTCATCGACTGCCGCACGCGCGAGGTCTCCATCGCCGGCGCGGGGCACCCTCCCGCATTCGTCCTCAGTCCCTCCGGCGTGCGACAGATCGCCTCCGTCGGCCCGCTGCTCGGCGTCTTTCCGACGGATGAGTTCGATGAGGAGACGTTCACGCTCGCCGGCGACGAAATGCTCGTGCTGTACTCGGACGGATTCGAGACCGCGTTCCCCGGCGCCGACGTGGACAAGTACGACCGTCGCCTGCCGACCCGGCACTACGAGACGCACTTCAGCGAACTGGGATCGACGTGGCGGGAGTCCGTCGAGAGGGATGAACGCGGCAATCCGCGTGGCGGCGCCGCGTCCGGACTTCGCGCCGCCATGAAACAGTTCATGCAGTCATTGAACGCTCAGGCGGGCTCGCTGCATCAGATCGACGATCTCACCGCGCTCGTCGTGGCGCCGTCGGCGGAAAGGGCGGTGGACGCACTCTTCGAGGGCCGCACGCGTCCCGCGGCGCCGGAGCGCACCCTTCCCGCGCCCGGCAAAGTCCGAACCGCGTGA
- a CDS encoding glutamate--tRNA ligase family protein has product MPDRIPTTRLAPSPTGALHLGNARTFVVNWIMARQRGWRIVMRMEDLDGPRVKTWAVNACYDILTWLGLDWDEGPLTQSADMQPYREAMHRLAATGAAYPCELTRREIEEARSAPHPGEASRENWYDPALRPPLHARDFDDAGDANWRYVTPDRDVAFEDAFAGPQSWNPGRTTGDFVVWTRHGQPAYQLAVVIDDHRQGVTQVVRGDDLLDSAARQMLLYEALELGSGPTWRHLPLVVGEDGRRLAKRHGDTRLATYREAGVRAERVLGLLACWCGMMASPDEISLAEFVEGFNDDKMPRDPIVFDAEADAWLRE; this is encoded by the coding sequence ATGCCCGATCGTATCCCGACAACCCGCCTCGCCCCCTCGCCCACCGGCGCGCTGCACCTCGGAAACGCCCGCACGTTCGTCGTGAACTGGATCATGGCGCGGCAGCGGGGGTGGCGCATCGTCATGCGCATGGAGGACCTCGACGGACCCCGCGTGAAGACCTGGGCCGTCAATGCCTGCTACGACATCCTCACATGGCTCGGCCTCGACTGGGATGAAGGACCGCTCACGCAATCGGCGGACATGCAGCCGTATCGCGAGGCCATGCACCGGCTCGCCGCGACAGGGGCCGCGTATCCGTGCGAATTGACGCGCCGCGAGATCGAGGAAGCCCGTTCGGCGCCCCATCCGGGTGAGGCCTCACGCGAGAACTGGTACGACCCCGCGCTGCGCCCGCCGCTGCACGCACGGGATTTCGACGACGCCGGCGACGCCAACTGGCGCTATGTGACCCCCGATCGCGATGTCGCGTTCGAAGACGCCTTCGCAGGCCCGCAATCGTGGAATCCCGGTCGGACGACAGGCGATTTCGTCGTCTGGACGCGCCACGGCCAGCCGGCCTACCAACTCGCCGTCGTGATCGACGACCATCGGCAGGGCGTGACGCAGGTCGTCCGCGGCGACGATCTGCTCGACTCGGCCGCACGCCAGATGCTGCTGTACGAGGCCCTGGAACTCGGTTCGGGGCCGACATGGCGGCATCTTCCGCTCGTCGTGGGGGAGGACGGGCGTCGGCTGGCCAAGCGGCACGGCGACACGCGTCTGGCGACGTATCGCGAGGCGGGCGTCCGCGCAGAGCGGGTGCTCGGGCTGCTGGCGTGCTGGTGCGGCATGATGGCGTCGCCCGATGAAATCTCGCTCGCGGAATTCGTGGAGGGGTTCAACGACGATAAGATGCCGCGGGATCCCATTGTCTTCGACGCGGAGGCGGACGCATGGCTTCGAGAATGA
- a CDS encoding DUF192 domain-containing protein: MTNTHRLIGACLFAVVALVGACDSGAGGETVVPAGGERQFDYLVIEVGIHDRTYELEVADTLEKREVGLAGRTSIDEKGGMLFTHPENEKQVQYFWMKGCLTDMDILFIDDSGRIVKWHEMKAEPPRGEDESERAYENRLKRYTSGFPVRIAIELAPGQLRELRESGLREGDKVDVDLERLKAMAK; this comes from the coding sequence ATGACCAACACCCATCGCCTGATCGGCGCCTGTCTCTTCGCGGTCGTCGCATTGGTCGGCGCTTGCGACAGCGGCGCCGGCGGCGAGACGGTCGTGCCCGCCGGAGGCGAGCGGCAGTTCGATTACCTGGTGATCGAGGTCGGCATCCACGATCGCACCTACGAGTTGGAGGTCGCCGACACCCTGGAGAAGCGGGAGGTCGGACTCGCCGGGCGCACGTCCATCGACGAAAAGGGCGGCATGCTCTTCACCCATCCCGAGAATGAGAAACAGGTGCAGTACTTCTGGATGAAGGGCTGCCTGACCGACATGGACATCCTTTTCATCGACGACAGCGGCCGCATCGTGAAGTGGCACGAAATGAAGGCCGAACCCCCCCGGGGAGAGGATGAGTCAGAACGCGCCTACGAGAACCGACTCAAACGGTACACCAGCGGGTTTCCGGTCCGTATCGCCATCGAACTGGCGCCCGGACAACTCCGGGAACTCCGAGAGTCCGGGTTGCGCGAGGGGGACAAGGTCGATGTCGATCTGGAGCGGCTCAAGGCGATGGCGAAGTGA